The proteins below are encoded in one region of Prosthecobacter dejongeii:
- a CDS encoding PTPDL family protein, whose product MKSSRSRIAMLAFLCGTSLLQADILILKNGTKVEGNILNESPTAIRMKYRLTPKIWDEKDFQMTEIQQVIKQSPQEVELIELKKLVPSPDLLPADKYEQLIQDRVRPFINKYQGTPEAKEAEGIAATLQEEKKRVSNGELKMEGRWLSVGEAKGEQYNIQAYKIHEEMKELMAKYNYLEALRVFDQFIKNRPPLTASTYYPAAVADAKICMEKLQASLSKMAQEQPTLQKQRDDGLKKLNDADKARTRAAIDDEKGKWRAQSEAQRRTNVRWIEPYKYDMPSILASQKVVVGELTKLEAVDLNEMKTRNEAFVTVYRKIGEGDYQAGAAAFERIQGFSNVPEYRDVVADLKNQLLKLYGEIVRKNAAGQTAVSGSSAATGQTSSSVDDRVARILAEANGGQPAAAAPAAGTAAPGMAAPAAAATAPAAGTAPAVNPAMQQRPVAPAPQAQAPAPMAQPVYAPPAEESNTQTFIIAGMAALLVLFGILAFKKKKAE is encoded by the coding sequence ATGAAATCTAGCCGATCCCGCATCGCCATGCTGGCGTTCCTTTGCGGTACGTCCCTCCTCCAAGCTGACATCTTGATCCTGAAAAACGGCACCAAGGTCGAAGGCAATATTCTGAACGAAAGCCCCACGGCGATCCGGATGAAGTATCGCCTGACCCCCAAGATCTGGGATGAAAAGGATTTCCAAATGACCGAAATCCAGCAGGTCATCAAACAGTCTCCTCAGGAAGTGGAGCTGATCGAACTGAAAAAACTAGTCCCTAGCCCCGACCTTCTGCCGGCTGATAAATACGAGCAGCTTATCCAGGATCGTGTGCGCCCCTTCATCAATAAGTATCAGGGCACCCCTGAAGCTAAGGAGGCCGAAGGCATCGCCGCCACCCTTCAGGAAGAAAAGAAGCGCGTCTCCAATGGCGAGCTCAAAATGGAAGGTCGCTGGCTGAGCGTGGGTGAAGCCAAGGGTGAACAATACAACATCCAGGCCTACAAAATTCATGAAGAAATGAAAGAGCTGATGGCCAAGTACAACTACTTGGAAGCTCTTCGCGTCTTTGACCAGTTCATCAAAAATCGTCCCCCACTCACAGCCTCCACTTATTACCCCGCCGCTGTGGCAGACGCGAAGATCTGCATGGAAAAGCTGCAAGCCAGCCTGTCCAAAATGGCTCAGGAGCAGCCCACTCTGCAAAAGCAGCGCGATGATGGCTTGAAGAAACTCAACGACGCCGACAAAGCCCGCACCCGCGCCGCCATTGATGATGAAAAAGGCAAGTGGCGTGCACAGTCCGAAGCCCAGCGCCGCACCAACGTTCGCTGGATCGAGCCTTACAAGTACGACATGCCGAGCATCCTCGCCTCGCAGAAAGTCGTCGTCGGTGAGCTCACCAAACTGGAAGCCGTTGACCTCAACGAAATGAAGACTCGCAATGAGGCTTTCGTCACTGTTTACCGCAAGATCGGTGAAGGCGACTATCAGGCAGGGGCCGCCGCTTTTGAGCGTATCCAGGGTTTCTCCAACGTACCTGAGTATCGGGACGTGGTGGCCGATCTGAAGAATCAGCTCCTCAAGCTTTACGGTGAAATCGTTCGCAAAAATGCCGCAGGTCAAACCGCCGTCAGTGGTTCATCCGCAGCGACAGGTCAGACCTCATCCTCTGTGGATGACCGCGTGGCACGCATTTTGGCTGAAGCCAACGGCGGCCAACCCGCCGCCGCCGCACCCGCCGCAGGCACTGCTGCTCCAGGCATGGCCGCACCAGCAGCGGCTGCTACGGCCCCAGCAGCCGGCACAGCACCAGCCGTCAATCCTGCCATGCAGCAGCGCCCAGTGGCACCTGCTCCTCAGGCCCAGGCTCCAGCGCCCATGGCCCAGCCTGTTTACGCGCCTCCAGCAGAAGAGTCGAACACCCAAACCTTCATCATTGCAGGTATGGCCGCACTTCTGGTCCTGTTTGGCATTCTCGCCTTCAAGAAAAAGAAGGCTGAGTAA
- a CDS encoding dihydrodipicolinate synthase family protein — MENFDLRQRLHQGLAIPAHPLALNAQRHLDERRERALTRYYLAAGVGGLAVGVHTTQFAIRSPEIQLLKPVLELAAEEMDRCPRPLVKIAGICGQTYQAIAEAELLRSLGYQAGLLSLGALRSEPEEALIAHCRAVAQVVPIIGFYLQPSVGGRVLPYSFWRKFAEIENVVAIKMAPFNRYQTLDVIRAVMDAGRDDIALYTGNDDNIVADLVTPFEYQGKQRRIVGGLLGHWSVWTQKAVALLQRCQREPASPELLRLGQEITDCNAAFFDAAHGFRGCIAGLHEVLRRQGLLGGLWCLDPQETLSPGQLEEIDRVYAAYPHLNDDAFVTANRDLWLKD; from the coding sequence ATGGAAAATTTTGACCTACGCCAGCGCCTTCATCAAGGCTTAGCCATCCCGGCCCATCCCTTGGCGCTCAATGCCCAACGTCATCTGGACGAGCGCCGTGAGCGCGCCCTTACCAGGTATTATTTAGCGGCTGGTGTCGGCGGGCTGGCGGTAGGCGTCCATACCACTCAATTTGCCATTCGCTCCCCAGAGATCCAGCTTTTGAAGCCCGTTCTGGAGTTGGCCGCCGAAGAGATGGACCGCTGCCCGCGTCCCTTAGTCAAGATCGCTGGTATTTGTGGGCAGACCTATCAGGCAATCGCCGAGGCCGAACTCCTGCGCTCGCTCGGCTATCAGGCAGGATTACTCAGTCTAGGGGCTCTGCGGAGTGAACCCGAGGAAGCGCTGATCGCCCATTGCCGTGCTGTTGCACAGGTGGTGCCCATCATCGGCTTTTACCTTCAGCCCAGCGTCGGCGGGCGTGTGCTCCCATACTCTTTTTGGCGAAAATTCGCTGAAATCGAAAACGTCGTCGCCATCAAAATGGCCCCTTTCAATCGTTATCAAACTCTGGACGTGATCCGTGCCGTCATGGATGCAGGACGAGACGACATCGCCCTCTACACGGGCAATGATGACAACATTGTGGCAGATCTCGTCACCCCTTTTGAATATCAGGGAAAGCAGCGGCGGATTGTAGGTGGGCTCTTGGGCCACTGGTCTGTGTGGACTCAAAAAGCTGTGGCGCTCCTCCAGCGCTGCCAGCGTGAGCCCGCCTCCCCGGAGCTGCTCCGGCTCGGTCAAGAGATCACGGATTGCAATGCCGCCTTTTTTGATGCGGCACATGGATTTCGCGGCTGCATCGCCGGGCTGCATGAAGTGCTGCGCCGGCAGGGGCTGCTGGGGGGCTTGTGGTGCCTAGACCCCCAGGAAACGCTCAGCCCAGGCCAGCTTGAAGAAATAGATCGCGTGTATGCGGCCTATCCGCATTTGAATGATGACGCCTTTGTCACTGCCAACCGGGACCTATGGCTGAAGGATTGA
- a CDS encoding NAD-dependent epimerase/dehydratase family protein, giving the protein MKPLLTHAALEDQLSLPTAGVLDMLQSLQGDFMVLGAGGKMGPSLARMIRRGLDSLGQSERRVFAVSRFSSPAAAAELQQHGVQTIACDLLDRAAVQALPDVPNIIFMAGQKFGTQDAPELTWVMNTLVPAIVAERYPHSRIVVFSTACVYPLSSTAGTGSREEDLLDPPGDYANSCVGRERIFMHFSKKNGTAALLFRLSYAIDLRYGVLHDVAQKVAQGLPVDVTMGYANVIWQGDANARAIQCLNHTTQPPCALNVTGLERVSIRHLAEEFGRLFGRAPVIVGEEGATAWLFDASRSYEWFGPPTVTLEEMIAATAQWVSQGGQSLGKPTHFETRDGKF; this is encoded by the coding sequence ATGAAACCCCTGCTCACCCATGCCGCACTCGAAGACCAGCTCAGCCTGCCCACCGCAGGCGTGCTGGACATGTTGCAGAGTTTGCAGGGAGACTTCATGGTGCTAGGAGCCGGGGGTAAAATGGGGCCCTCTCTAGCCCGTATGATCCGGCGTGGGCTAGATAGCCTAGGTCAGTCTGAACGCCGCGTTTTCGCCGTTTCCCGCTTCTCCTCCCCCGCTGCTGCGGCCGAACTCCAGCAACACGGAGTGCAGACGATCGCCTGCGATCTTTTGGACCGTGCCGCCGTCCAGGCTCTGCCGGATGTGCCCAACATCATCTTCATGGCGGGGCAAAAATTTGGCACACAGGATGCCCCCGAACTCACCTGGGTGATGAATACCCTCGTTCCCGCCATCGTGGCGGAGCGCTACCCTCACTCCCGCATTGTGGTTTTCTCCACCGCCTGCGTCTATCCCCTCTCTTCCACAGCGGGCACAGGTTCCAGGGAAGAAGATCTACTCGACCCACCTGGAGACTATGCGAACTCCTGCGTGGGGCGTGAACGCATCTTTATGCATTTCTCCAAGAAAAATGGCACTGCCGCTCTGCTATTCCGCCTCAGTTACGCCATTGATCTCCGCTACGGTGTTCTGCATGACGTGGCCCAAAAAGTCGCCCAAGGCCTACCCGTGGATGTGACCATGGGGTATGCGAATGTCATTTGGCAAGGAGATGCCAATGCCCGCGCCATCCAATGCCTCAACCACACCACCCAACCGCCCTGTGCACTGAATGTCACCGGGCTGGAGCGCGTCTCCATCCGCCACTTAGCCGAGGAGTTTGGCCGTCTTTTCGGTCGAGCACCCGTCATCGTTGGGGAGGAAGGAGCCACCGCTTGGCTTTTTGACGCGAGCCGTTCTTATGAATGGTTCGGCCCGCCTACCGTCACCTTGGAAGAAATGATCGCAGCTACGGCTCAGTGGGTGAGCCAAGGCGGTCAATCTCTGGGCAAACCCACCCACTTTGAAACCCGCGATGGAAAATTTTGA
- a CDS encoding exosortase system-associated protein, TIGR04073 family has translation MKNRIALTILSALTLCGVAFADIQSPPGHHYNWSRKLSRGFGNVLYGWTEPFNVWQRTVETDGAHAAFADFFIEGVKRITVRAGYGVYEMATFPLPSWKLTYRPPYYRKAQIDPWWGYTEFSPQMGFMSQTDYSRNQGW, from the coding sequence ATGAAAAATCGTATAGCCCTCACCATTCTCTCCGCCCTGACGCTCTGCGGCGTCGCCTTTGCCGATATCCAGTCGCCTCCAGGACATCACTACAACTGGAGCCGCAAACTGAGCCGTGGCTTTGGCAACGTTCTCTACGGATGGACAGAACCCTTCAATGTCTGGCAGCGCACTGTCGAGACGGATGGTGCCCATGCTGCTTTCGCTGACTTCTTCATTGAAGGTGTGAAGCGCATCACCGTTCGTGCTGGTTACGGTGTGTATGAAATGGCCACTTTCCCGCTGCCTTCTTGGAAGCTGACGTATCGCCCACCTTATTACCGCAAGGCACAGATCGATCCATGGTGGGGCTACACGGAGTTCTCTCCGCAGATGGGTTTCATGTCCCAGACCGATTACAGCCGCAATCAGGGCTGGTAA
- the murJ gene encoding murein biosynthesis integral membrane protein MurJ, whose protein sequence is MPPLLSQLSSRAQSLLSRGAGSRIVSGFLMVALLTVGSKAVSFLKDAAIARQFGTGDALDAFLVSFGLLTFLAALVGGGLPESFLPVYVESAHRGIRRRALRLAVQSSILHAATLGLLAFAVYFIAPYFVSWATRGFNPEKQALAVSLLRQLLPFMVCFGLSYQFSAWLRADKRFIVATSAPTLIPMTIIGLLIYDGDRATVATLVTGTVAGAALHLMVLLGTLLHGLPRQRRFWKGCWKLWEPKLGRICRHTAHFLFAGGIFSSSVVVDQTMAAWLPPGSVAVLGYTEKICGIILAVTVAPSCDVLFPYFADKVARRDWLGVKHQLWVSAGAILALALPAVLMLCWLAPWVVSLLFQRGSFTSEDTLRVAEVLRFAALQIPFYIVGSLASRVVVAMQATHFIIWISVIGLIGNAGLNWVLMKNMGAAGIALSTVLIQMTSAVLACLYVLRQIKDRLKNG, encoded by the coding sequence TTGCCTCCTCTCCTTTCCCAGCTCAGTTCTCGTGCCCAGTCTTTGCTTTCACGCGGAGCGGGGTCTCGCATCGTCTCAGGCTTCCTCATGGTGGCGCTTCTGACCGTTGGGTCAAAAGCCGTATCCTTTCTCAAAGATGCAGCCATCGCCCGCCAGTTCGGGACTGGAGACGCGCTGGATGCATTCCTTGTTTCCTTTGGCCTACTGACTTTCCTCGCTGCATTGGTCGGCGGCGGGCTGCCGGAATCTTTTCTTCCCGTGTATGTCGAGAGTGCTCACCGGGGTATTCGTAGGCGGGCCCTGCGCCTCGCCGTGCAGAGCAGCATCCTTCATGCCGCCACTCTGGGCCTCCTCGCTTTTGCGGTGTATTTCATCGCCCCTTACTTTGTGAGTTGGGCGACGCGAGGCTTCAATCCTGAAAAACAAGCGCTAGCGGTCAGCTTACTCCGCCAGTTGCTTCCCTTCATGGTCTGCTTTGGCCTCAGCTATCAATTTTCTGCCTGGCTGCGTGCAGACAAGCGATTCATCGTCGCCACCAGCGCGCCCACTTTGATCCCCATGACGATCATCGGCCTACTGATTTATGACGGAGATCGGGCCACCGTCGCCACGCTGGTTACGGGCACCGTTGCGGGCGCAGCTCTCCACCTCATGGTGCTTCTAGGCACCCTATTGCACGGGCTACCGAGACAAAGACGTTTTTGGAAGGGCTGCTGGAAACTTTGGGAGCCTAAGCTCGGGCGCATCTGCCGCCACACGGCTCACTTCCTTTTTGCCGGTGGCATTTTCAGCAGCTCCGTGGTGGTGGATCAAACCATGGCCGCTTGGCTACCGCCCGGCAGTGTCGCAGTGCTCGGTTACACGGAAAAAATCTGCGGCATCATCCTGGCCGTCACCGTGGCCCCTTCCTGCGATGTCCTCTTCCCCTACTTTGCAGATAAAGTGGCCCGCCGCGATTGGCTCGGCGTAAAACACCAGCTTTGGGTCAGTGCAGGAGCGATTTTGGCACTCGCGCTGCCAGCGGTGCTCATGCTCTGCTGGCTAGCCCCCTGGGTCGTCAGTTTGTTATTTCAGCGGGGCTCCTTCACTTCAGAAGACACTCTTCGTGTGGCTGAAGTCCTCCGCTTTGCTGCTTTGCAGATCCCCTTTTACATCGTGGGCAGTCTTGCCTCAAGGGTGGTCGTGGCCATGCAAGCCACCCACTTCATCATCTGGATTTCCGTGATCGGGCTGATTGGCAATGCCGGGCTGAATTGGGTTCTCATGAAGAACATGGGCGCGGCAGGCATCGCCCTGTCCACCGTCTTGATTCAAATGACCTCCGCTGTGCTAGCCTGCTTGTACGTCCTACGCCAGATCAAGGATCGCCTCAAAAACGGTTAG
- a CDS encoding OmpA family protein — MRTPSSLTSHRVLNPSTSGGAMPVVIVLLALVASVAIFFLFTRPSMEQAKQEDKPAASNPPPASVKAPAPAKETPTPAAPPAPVPAAKPIFGFARPLDLGKEMVRSLTAGDFIRAGELAAAGDPDQSKAATAVFERMLKGLGAKVGIEDQVELIGLVENKTRVAIPLTLPGNQEPVRLQLDLERDDKMGWKISRLHLPKELSSAVVAATPPAPAMSAAAPSPAALPSGPATAPAPQVSSAPSPKSAPKSPLFTVEETPDALTFGSDFVRALLKHDFVAARKFVDEKKVPAERLAGLCIVFEEGAYEFKPTKPLIITVANPEVSWVIAQVQSQKLQQSTEFGLEMQRAGVDQPWKVVGLNLSEILSSFASSASKMGVPYTPIVSNPKGGESLALYFEYDQAELHPRALKQLEIVAGLLNSDPSKKLQIAGHTDAKGTDNYNLALSQARAESVKKQLAGLGVAAAQIVTTGLGKAQPLGPNQKADGTDDPEGRSKNRRAEIYLDF; from the coding sequence ATGCGCACCCCTTCTTCACTGACATCTCACCGCGTCCTCAATCCTTCCACTTCGGGTGGGGCGATGCCAGTGGTGATTGTCCTCCTCGCGCTGGTCGCCAGCGTGGCCATCTTCTTCTTGTTCACCCGACCGTCTATGGAGCAGGCAAAACAGGAAGATAAGCCCGCAGCCTCCAACCCCCCCCCAGCGAGTGTCAAAGCCCCCGCTCCAGCCAAGGAGACGCCCACCCCTGCGGCCCCTCCTGCCCCAGTGCCTGCGGCAAAGCCAATTTTTGGTTTCGCTCGGCCTCTCGACCTTGGAAAAGAAATGGTCCGCAGCCTCACTGCCGGCGATTTTATCCGCGCTGGGGAACTGGCGGCGGCGGGAGATCCCGACCAGTCCAAAGCTGCGACAGCAGTGTTTGAGCGCATGCTCAAGGGACTGGGAGCTAAAGTAGGAATCGAGGATCAGGTCGAGCTCATTGGTCTGGTGGAAAATAAAACCCGGGTCGCCATCCCCCTCACTTTGCCCGGCAATCAGGAGCCTGTGCGCCTGCAACTCGACTTGGAAAGAGATGACAAAATGGGATGGAAGATCTCCCGCCTGCACTTGCCTAAAGAACTCAGCAGCGCCGTGGTAGCTGCCACACCGCCTGCCCCAGCCATGAGTGCAGCCGCCCCATCCCCAGCGGCGTTGCCCTCCGGTCCAGCCACAGCTCCCGCGCCACAGGTAAGCTCAGCCCCATCGCCAAAATCTGCTCCTAAAAGTCCCCTCTTCACCGTCGAAGAAACGCCCGATGCCTTGACCTTTGGCAGCGACTTCGTGCGGGCGCTCTTGAAGCATGACTTCGTGGCAGCCCGGAAGTTTGTGGATGAAAAAAAGGTACCTGCTGAGCGGTTAGCTGGACTCTGCATCGTCTTTGAAGAAGGGGCGTATGAGTTTAAGCCCACCAAGCCCCTCATCATCACCGTGGCTAATCCCGAAGTCTCCTGGGTCATCGCCCAGGTGCAGTCGCAAAAGCTGCAGCAGTCCACGGAATTTGGCCTGGAAATGCAACGCGCAGGGGTGGACCAACCGTGGAAAGTGGTGGGCCTCAACCTTTCTGAAATCCTCAGTTCCTTCGCTTCTTCCGCTTCCAAAATGGGGGTGCCATACACCCCGATCGTGAGCAATCCCAAAGGAGGAGAATCCCTGGCGCTCTACTTTGAGTATGACCAGGCGGAACTGCATCCTCGTGCGCTCAAGCAGTTAGAAATCGTCGCTGGCCTGCTCAATTCAGATCCTTCTAAAAAGCTCCAGATCGCCGGCCATACGGATGCCAAGGGCACTGACAACTACAACCTCGCCCTCTCTCAAGCCCGTGCAGAGTCTGTCAAAAAGCAGCTCGCAGGACTAGGCGTGGCTGCGGCACAGATCGTCACCACCGGCCTGGGCAAAGCCCAACCCCTGGGACCTAACCAAAAAGCTGACGGCACGGATGACCCCGAAGGACGGTCAAAAAACCGCCGCGCAGAGATCTATCTGGATTTTTAG
- a CDS encoding c-type cytochrome domain-containing protein — protein MSMHGRFILFCVGLPLLALPSCSTSEESETRPAGTNVLSPTALSQAQVGTVDFTRHVKPILEAKCATCHNQEAPSGKMSLANRTEAHRTGGLRRFIIPGQPEASPLIMRLGESHATVQAMPPVGESLTKEETAVIKRWISQGASWPAGPKGQLRTATE, from the coding sequence ATGTCTATGCACGGTCGCTTCATTTTATTTTGTGTTGGGCTACCTCTGCTAGCACTCCCCAGTTGCAGCACCTCCGAAGAGTCTGAAACCCGGCCTGCCGGAACCAATGTATTGAGCCCTACTGCTTTAAGCCAAGCTCAGGTAGGCACGGTGGATTTCACCCGCCATGTCAAACCCATCCTGGAGGCGAAATGCGCCACCTGCCACAATCAGGAAGCGCCATCAGGGAAAATGAGCCTCGCAAACCGCACCGAGGCCCATCGTACGGGCGGCCTTCGCAGATTCATCATCCCAGGGCAGCCGGAGGCCAGCCCTTTGATCATGCGACTGGGCGAATCCCACGCCACCGTTCAGGCGATGCCTCCCGTGGGAGAAAGCCTAACCAAGGAAGAAACAGCCGTCATCAAACGCTGGATTTCTCAAGGGGCGTCCTGGCCAGCAGGACCCAAGGGGCAGCTTCGCACCGCCACCGAATGA
- a CDS encoding OmpH family outer membrane protein, whose translation MKPITSLSAMALFSLALVSCDPSAPANNAAAEEARLKLEQSQAAYEQQAADMQARSADLQQQLADLQRSIQEKENAELQAKLEAIQRENEKLMAEAEAARQKSEELRDQLAATPAPSPAPTPGGQAWVDPEADYSMFYEELTPHGNWLDVEGYGYAWQPSLASRSNWRPYVDGRWVWSDQGWAWDTPEPFGWACYHYGRWERIARHGWVWVPGREWAPAWVSWRSGADCVGWAPLPPERRRGYTSIGYDCDVNYGLSPSSYVFIQSSNFGRNSYVNVCLSVTNITNIFQQTVNLTNIVRINQQQTNFFVHRGGPDRRWLEERFGGRVPVAPVRIVPTLERPVLDRGDRDRDSVRPLIAAPLPSGRPGRPSKLPRITDKIARPAIVDAWTDVPDDRRQKLRDTISRQAREPKPVLPAVVTQPPQVPDQGPGTRPFPGERPGMPQPGGVTTPPDRMTDRGRDRDRDREERPQPGERPEVRPGLPLPGGVTTPADRMKDRGRDRDREDRPQPGERPEVRPGLPLPGGVTTPADRMKDRGRDRGDRPGLDTTAAKEAEAARRAAEAASLKQREDAARHNELLKQKEAAEEKMRDAARGREKAAEAMKEAEANRRQRDSAMAQQQELARQQAENSKLEMRKQELLKQQAEAMKNRENMAAQEAAMARQQELARKQAESSAMQERLQEQQKLREDLRRQQGEAMKAREAQAAQQAEMARRQRDAETSRAREAAMAQQQELTRRNQAAAEMQKRQLEAQQAEMMNRQREALAEKAREAAARQQQEMAERQREALQKQQDAAQREAMRQQQEQSQRRAQEETQRRNDDGNRRRER comes from the coding sequence ATGAAACCGATCACTTCCCTGAGCGCCATGGCGCTCTTCTCACTGGCTCTCGTCAGTTGCGATCCTTCAGCCCCGGCCAATAACGCCGCTGCCGAAGAAGCTCGCCTCAAACTGGAGCAAAGCCAGGCCGCCTATGAGCAGCAGGCCGCAGATATGCAGGCCCGCAGTGCTGACCTGCAGCAGCAACTTGCCGACCTCCAGCGCAGCATTCAGGAAAAGGAAAATGCCGAGTTGCAGGCCAAGCTGGAAGCCATCCAGAGAGAAAACGAAAAACTGATGGCTGAGGCTGAAGCAGCTCGCCAGAAAAGTGAGGAATTGAGGGATCAACTGGCTGCCACGCCCGCGCCCTCTCCAGCCCCTACCCCTGGTGGGCAGGCTTGGGTAGATCCAGAGGCAGACTACTCCATGTTTTATGAGGAGCTGACGCCCCATGGTAACTGGTTGGACGTAGAAGGCTACGGGTATGCTTGGCAGCCCTCTCTTGCCTCCCGGTCTAACTGGCGACCCTATGTGGATGGGCGCTGGGTCTGGAGTGACCAAGGATGGGCTTGGGATACGCCAGAGCCGTTTGGCTGGGCCTGTTACCATTATGGCCGCTGGGAACGCATCGCCCGCCATGGCTGGGTCTGGGTACCCGGACGTGAATGGGCACCGGCATGGGTTTCCTGGCGCTCTGGGGCCGACTGTGTGGGCTGGGCTCCCCTGCCCCCCGAACGCCGACGCGGGTACACCAGCATCGGTTATGATTGTGATGTCAATTACGGCCTCTCCCCCAGCAGCTACGTGTTCATCCAGTCGTCCAACTTTGGTCGCAACAGCTACGTAAACGTCTGCCTCTCCGTCACTAACATCACCAACATCTTCCAGCAGACGGTGAACCTGACCAACATCGTCCGCATCAATCAGCAGCAGACGAATTTCTTTGTGCATCGCGGTGGTCCAGACCGCCGCTGGCTGGAAGAACGTTTCGGCGGTCGTGTGCCCGTGGCCCCGGTCCGCATCGTGCCCACCTTGGAGCGCCCCGTTCTGGATCGCGGAGACCGGGACCGGGATTCTGTTCGCCCTCTCATCGCCGCGCCCCTGCCCTCAGGCCGCCCAGGCCGCCCATCGAAACTGCCTCGCATTACCGACAAAATCGCCCGCCCAGCCATTGTGGATGCCTGGACGGATGTGCCAGATGACCGCCGCCAAAAGCTGCGTGACACCATCAGCCGTCAGGCCCGTGAGCCCAAGCCTGTGCTGCCCGCCGTTGTCACCCAGCCGCCACAGGTTCCAGATCAAGGCCCAGGCACCCGCCCGTTCCCAGGCGAACGCCCCGGAATGCCCCAGCCAGGCGGAGTCACTACCCCACCTGACCGCATGACGGATCGTGGTCGTGACCGCGACCGTGATCGCGAAGAGCGCCCACAGCCAGGCGAACGCCCCGAAGTACGCCCTGGACTCCCCCTGCCCGGAGGAGTTACCACTCCCGCAGATCGCATGAAGGATCGCGGTCGTGACCGTGATCGTGAAGATCGTCCACAGCCAGGCGAACGCCCCGAAGTACGCCCTGGACTCCCCCTGCCAGGAGGAGTTACCACTCCCGCAGATCGCATGAAGGATCGCGGTCGTGACCGTGGAGATCGCCCCGGCCTGGATACGACAGCCGCTAAAGAGGCGGAAGCCGCCCGCCGTGCCGCTGAAGCTGCAAGCCTGAAACAACGCGAAGACGCCGCCCGGCATAATGAGTTGCTCAAACAGAAAGAAGCGGCTGAAGAAAAAATGCGCGATGCAGCTAGGGGCCGTGAAAAAGCCGCTGAAGCCATGAAAGAGGCCGAAGCTAACCGCCGCCAGAGGGATTCGGCGATGGCTCAGCAACAGGAATTGGCAAGACAACAGGCTGAAAACAGCAAGCTCGAAATGCGCAAACAAGAGCTTCTGAAGCAGCAAGCCGAAGCCATGAAAAACCGCGAAAACATGGCTGCGCAGGAAGCTGCTATGGCCCGACAGCAGGAACTGGCCCGCAAACAGGCGGAATCCAGCGCCATGCAGGAGCGCCTACAAGAACAACAAAAGCTCCGCGAAGACCTGCGCCGCCAGCAGGGAGAAGCCATGAAGGCCCGTGAAGCGCAGGCAGCTCAGCAAGCCGAAATGGCCCGCCGCCAGCGAGACGCGGAAACCAGCCGCGCTCGTGAAGCCGCCATGGCGCAGCAGCAAGAGCTTACCCGCCGCAATCAGGCTGCGGCCGAAATGCAGAAACGCCAGCTTGAGGCCCAGCAAGCAGAAATGATGAATCGTCAACGCGAAGCCTTGGCCGAAAAAGCCCGTGAGGCCGCTGCCCGTCAGCAGCAAGAGATGGCCGAACGCCAACGTGAAGCTTTGCAAAAACAGCAAGACGCTGCGCAGCGTGAAGCGATGCGTCAGCAGCAGGAGCAGTCCCAACGCCGCGCGCAGGAAGAGACTCAACGACGTAATGACGATGGAAACCGCCGGCGCGAACGCTAA
- the tilS gene encoding tRNA lysidine(34) synthetase TilS — translation MNLHVPNASASAPGSALLAISGGRDSVALLHMLVSAGLKRLVLCHFNHGLRGRESGQDAAFVRRLAVHYGLPCEVEKADVITWAAKRKVSLETAARTLRYDFLHRMAAKHAAARIYLAHHADDQAETILANLCRGTGIGGLKGMVMETNSTPALCRPLLNKTRAEIADYVQKHGLSFREDSSNTSPQHRRNRLRHEVLPLLNAVYAREVSPLIVRLGKQAERDDDCLQQQALALIQEEGLITQEGRLRVTAKLRSQHPAVLSRVLYFWLGEVLGLPGLDSESLEAASSLLLPGGVAKMNLPEGRHLRRKAGYLWVTEPT, via the coding sequence TTGAATCTTCATGTTCCCAACGCCTCAGCATCTGCTCCTGGGTCTGCCTTGCTGGCGATCTCGGGAGGGAGAGATTCTGTCGCCCTGCTGCACATGCTGGTGAGTGCTGGCCTGAAACGGTTGGTGTTATGCCACTTCAATCATGGCCTGCGGGGGCGGGAGTCTGGGCAGGACGCGGCCTTTGTGCGGCGTTTGGCCGTTCATTATGGACTGCCTTGTGAGGTCGAAAAAGCAGATGTGATCACCTGGGCAGCCAAGCGGAAAGTATCTCTCGAAACAGCCGCGAGGACGCTGCGTTATGACTTTCTCCATCGCATGGCGGCGAAGCATGCTGCGGCTCGCATCTACCTAGCTCATCATGCCGATGATCAGGCGGAAACCATTTTGGCGAACCTTTGCCGAGGCACGGGGATCGGTGGGCTCAAAGGCATGGTCATGGAAACAAATTCCACGCCTGCTCTCTGTCGGCCCTTGCTGAATAAGACTCGGGCAGAGATCGCCGACTATGTGCAAAAGCACGGCTTGAGTTTCAGAGAGGATTCGAGCAACACCAGCCCGCAGCATCGGCGGAATCGCCTGAGGCATGAGGTGCTGCCACTGCTGAATGCAGTCTATGCACGGGAAGTTTCGCCGTTGATTGTGAGGCTCGGGAAACAAGCGGAGCGAGATGATGATTGCCTTCAGCAGCAGGCGTTGGCGTTGATCCAAGAAGAGGGGCTGATCACCCAGGAGGGACGTTTACGGGTGACAGCAAAGCTGCGTTCTCAACACCCGGCTGTGTTATCGCGAGTGTTATACTTTTGGTTAGGTGAGGTGCTGGGCCTGCCGGGATTGGATTCAGAGTCTCTTGAAGCTGCTAGTTCTCTCTTGCTTCCTGGTGGTGTGGCCAAGATGAATTTGCCAGAAGGTCGGCATCTTCGGAGAAAGGCCGGTTACCTATGGGTAACCGAGCCTACGTGA